TGATACCGCAGCAACATACTCGGCCTCGGTTGTTGACAACGTGACTATTGGTTGCTTCTTTGATGACCATGCTACAGCTCCTCCACTTAACATGAACACGTAACCGGAAGTGCTTCTGCTATCCTCGATATCGCCCGCATAGTCACTATCGGTGAACCCCAACAAATCAAGACTTCCTCCCCTTTTATAGAATATACCATAATCATGGGTTCCTTTTACATACCTCAATATTTTCTTAACCACAGAATAGTGAACCTGTGTGGGACTTGACATAAAGCGACTCACCATACTAACCGCAAACGTAATGTCCGGACGGGTAGCTGACAAGTACACTAGGCTTCCAATCATTTGCTTGTACTGCGTAGCATCTACCTTGACTCCATTCTGATCTTTATCAAGTTTAAAACCTGTAGACATTGGATTACAAACTGCATTGCTTTCCAACAGTCCAAACCGCTCCAATATTTCATTTGCATATTTTCTTTGGCATATAAATACCCCatcacttcgttgaataacctcaATTCCAAGGAAGAATTTCATTTCGCCCAAATCAGTCATTTCAAACTCTCTTTTCATCGAGATTTTGAAGTTATCCACCATCACTTTATCATTGCTAGTAAATAAGAGATCGTCAACATAAATACTAACAATTAGAATATTACCTCCATCTTGTTTAACAAACAATGTCTGCTCACTAGAACTCGCTTTAAAACCTTCTTGAGCAAAATAGGACTCGATCCGGCTAAACCAGGCCCTTGGCGCCTGTTTTAAGCCGTACAATGCTTTGTGTAGTTTATATACCTTATCTTCACTTCCCATTTTCTCGTATCCCATAGGCTGCTGTACAAACACGTCTTCATTCAATTCACCATGAAGAAAGGCTGATTTGACATCAAGCTGATGAAGTTTCCATCCATAAGATGCAGCAAGAGCAACGATCATTCTCACCGTGTCCAATCGAGCAACGGGTGCGTAAACTTCATCATAATCTACCCCATGTTCTTGAGAGTATCCTTTCACCACTAACTGAGCTTTATACTTGTCGATATCACCAGCTTCATTGAGTTTAGTTTTATATATCCATTTCACGCCTAAGCACTTGGCTCCCGCAGGTAATGTGACCAGACTCCAAGTCTTGTTTCTTTCAATAGCTTTGATTTCTTCATCCATAGCTAGCTTCCACCTATGATCTCTTGCAGCTTCTTCAAAATTGGTAGGATCTgaagaaatcatcatcatcatcatgtctgtttcttcttcttcgtcgGATAACCCTTCACCCGAAACATAATCTTGTGACCATATGGGAGGATGTCTGTCTCTTAAAATTCTGCCCTCTCTTGCTATGACATTCGTTTCAGTTTCATTTGATGCACTAGCGTTCGTTTCAGTTTCATTTGCTTCACTAGTACTTGCATTATTTTGTTGTTCTTGCCCATCTTCATTGCTTTCTTCTAATTCATCCATTTCATCTTCCCAACTTAACTGTATCTGTTGAACAGCAGCATAACTTTCGTCCCACTTCCAACTTTGATTTTCATCAAATATAACATCTCGACTTGTGATAATTTTCTTCGCAACCGGATCATACATACGGTAACCCTTGGATTCATCACTGAAACCAAGTAATACGCATCATACACTCTTGTTTTCGAGCTTGTTTCTCTTTGCATCAGGCACATGTACATGCCCTATGCAACCAAAAACTCTGAAGTAGTCTACACTTGGTTTGATTCCACCCCATGCCTCTTCGGGAGTAACATCTTTAACTGCTAAAGTTGGAGATCGATTGAGTACATGGTTTACCCACTTTACAGCCTCGGGCCAAAACGTCTTTGGAACATCCTTCTCTATCATAATTGATCTAACAAGATTCATAATCGTTCGATTTTTGCGCTCGGCGACGCCATTCTGTTGGGGCGTATAAGCTGTGGTAAGCTGTCTTTTAATTCCATTCAGCTTACAAAACTCATTGAATTCAGTGGAATTAAATTCCCCTCCTCGATCCGTcctcaagcatttgatgaacgtaTCTGCTTCTTTCTCCACTCTAGCTTTAAACACCTTAAAGTGATGAAGAGCTTCTGATTTCTCCTTCAAAAAATACACCCACGTCTTTCTTGAGAAATCATCTATAATACAAAATATGTACCGTTTATCACTATTCGATGCAGGCGTTATAGGACCACATAGATCCGCATGAAGTTGTTGTAACTTCTCACTAGCTCTCCATTTAGTCGCCTTTGGTATCGCCAATCTGTGTTGTTTTCCCTTCATACACGAGTCACAAATAATCTCATCAGCAGCAACACTCGGTAACCCAGTCACCATGTTCTtttgatacaaggtcttcaacccTGTATAACTCAAGTGACCATATCGATGATGCCACAGTCTTGATTGGTCACACGTACTTGTTTTTAAACATCTTTCACTTTTCCTTCACCAGTGATTAAAGTGTACATTCTATTTGGTGACACTCCCAAGCTTGCAATTCTACCCTTTTGTGGGTGGTAGATATTACATTTTCCATTTTTAAACAGAATCTCCAAACCCCTGCAACTGACCGATGCTCAACAGATTGTTGTGCAATTCAGGAATGAAATACACATCATTGACTACAAAATTAGTCTTATCTACCATGAGTCTCACTGAACCTTTTCCTGCCACTTTCATTCTGGAGTTGTTTCCGAGTTTAACCGTATGGGAGAACGAAGTATCTAGATTAAAAATATACCTCGATCACCACACATGTGATTCGAACACCCCGAGTCAAGAAACCAAATATTTTTGACAGGTTTGCTTTCGAGTTCTTCAAGGGCCATCAGTAACATCTGATCTTGGTCATCATATTCAGCATAGTTCGCTTCCTTACTCCATTGGGGACATTCATATTGAAAATGTCCTAAACCATGGCATTTGTAACATTCAATGGTTGATTTGTCGAAGCTACCAGATCGACCTCTTCCACGACCCCTTCCTCGATACGAATTTCGACCTCTGCCTCTACCTCTTCCTCCTGAAAAATCTTCAATTTTCAGTGCATGATCGACACCTTCGCTGCTGCTGCGTTTAAACTTTTGCTCGTGTACAACCAACGAGCTTTGTAGCTCATCAATGGACATGGTGTCCGTGTCCTGTGCCTCTTCTATGGCCACCACTACGTATGTAAACTTTTCGGTCAGAGTTCTCATGATCTTCTCCACAATTTTCTTATCAGGCATGTCTTCTCCATTGCTCCTCATTTTATTTGAAACCGCCATAACTCTAGCAAAGTACTCCGCAATGCTTTCATCTCCTTTCATAGCCAAAACTTCGAATTCTCTCCTCAACGAATTCAACAGAGACTTTTTCACCTTTGAATTTCCTCCAAACTTTGCTTTCATGGATTCCCACACAACCTTGGAATTTCTCCGGTCCAAGATTTGCTCGAATACCTCTCGATCTAACGCTTGGAACAAGACGTGCTTGACTTGGTGATCCTTCATACGATTGCTATCGTATGCCTTCTGTTCTGCGTCACTCATTGTGACACCCTCTTTTGGTTCTTCTACACCCTTCTCGATGATGTACCACAATCCTTTTGAACGTATCAGATTCTCCATAAGCTCGCTCCAGTGGTCATAGTGACCATCGAAACGTGGGATTTGAATGAGTGACTTCTCTTCTGCCATCTGATCTTTGAACGATTGCAACGTATTGATTTTGTAAAGTATTttgctcttgataccaattgtAATAGTATGCGATAACTAGAGAATTGATATAGCAAAAATGCTTGACCTTTTATTCAACCAGAGATGGCTATATATAGCCTTACAGAAATAACTGAAAAACGATAAAAATGCAACTAGCCTACACGAACGTTATTGGACTAAAAATAAGGAATACAATTTCAACTTAACTAATAACTAGGAATATTTAAACGTGACCCACAATACTTGGTCATATCCAGACTTATTCTCAATAATTGCTCACTATTTTTCCTCTTCTGACTGTTGTTGTATAAAGATCGATGTTATGGTGATGATTCATTAAGATGATAAAGGCCTGGTATTAAAGCTGGGTAATAATACTTGAAGCACATGTTCAAATTACAAAAACATGTTATGATTCATTGAAGCGTTAGGTGAAAATAAGTTGATCTTGGATCCATGGTCTGCTAAAGAGGTAATATTTTGTGGTACGGGTGCCTTCCGGGTAAGCGTCATGTCAACTGAAAAAAGGAAAACTTACATGGATTGTGTTGTAGACTGCATATGCAGTTGATTATAAAAAGGGGTATACTATGTTTTTGTACATTACATGGATTGTGTTGTTGCTCTGCATTTGTTGGCGTAAATGGGTTGTTATACTATTGTTATGACTTTTATTTTGCTCATTAATACTATACGTTCATTAATACTTTACGTAGTAGATTGTTAGTTTTGGTTGGTATTATGTcgtatagaaaaaaaaaaaacgtacGATGGGAAACTGTAATGGTACTAGACCAGGAGATTCATCTGATGTTTTGGTGTGGGATCCATATTTCCGTCTGTGTCATCGCAATCAGAATTCAATGATGAATTGGTAGCTTCTGCTGATCAGTTATGTAAATTAACTGGATCCTTGGTAACTGCAAGTGATGAAACAATGAGCGTTGTTGGTAATGTGCAAACAAATGTTGAAATTTCATGCGATTATGTAAGTTCATCATCCCTCGCTACCCGTTTAGCTGGTGAAGCTAATATTCTGACAACTGGTAGTCTTCTAATAGTGTTACGTTATTGTTTTTATTCTTAGGTTCCTTACATATACTCTGATATATTTTTTTCAAATGTACACATGTTGAAACTGTTTGTATCAGCCGTGTGCCTGGGTGCAGTGATGCGTCACATGTTGAAGGTATGTTGTTTTAATTAGTATTTCGTTATTCACTATTGTTATAGTTCAAGTATTTATTAAATTATTGTTGTTTGGAAAAATGTTTGTCTTATGCATTATCTTATACAttgatatttattataatattttttttactcAGTAGTATTTTGGCAGTAATTCAAAGCCGCTACGGGGTTATACGATTCCTTCATATGTATTTTATGTAATTTATAACGTTGTGACTCTCTCAAAGTCAACTTTCGCATAATATGAAAATCACGGGGCATGGTGTAGTGTTACGAGATGAATGCGTTGGACCATAGCAGATACCTTAATGCTGATTTTCTCGAGATACAACTGTTATTCTATGCCATAGTAAGTACATTATGCTTTTCAACGTTATCACTTGcgtgctacatttttttttttttttttttataaaagcatTATCAAACATGTGCTGTAATACTAGCTCACGGACTATAAGAAAGAAATGTATATATAAGACGTAAAGGAGAAAAAAATAGTTTATAAAGACTGTACTTGAGTCCTTTGGGTTTGCTGTTGATTGTTTTAAATATAATTATGTTTGACCTCCACCACTTTTGTCATGAATGTTATTCAATACTTAATATTCTGTTTCAACTTTGGTCACCAATAACATGTTAGATAAGTAATAATTTGTTCTTCTTATACAAAGAATTTGAAGTCTGAGGCATTACTAATAGTTTAAAGCACTTTCGACATACTCATCCATTTTCTGATATGGATCATTAGGAATAAACAGACCCAAATTAATCCATTCATGAGTGATTGGGTCATATTTGCCACCATTATTGGGTGGTCAGTTTTGAATGTATATCTACACTcaaattaatgatagtaataatagtaataataaaaatataaatttttaaaatgacaattttaataatagctttaataaaaatgataactttaaaaatgattcttttagtagtaatatatttgtaataataataatagtaataatgatactagtagtaagaatgataaaaataataataataataataataataataataatatagttgtaaaaataataattcttaataataataattctaataatgataataataataataatgttattaataatagtaataataatacttataataaaaatagtaatgataataaagatagtaatacttaatacttaataataataacaataataatcgtaattgtaaccataatcataataatattaataaatgatacttaatacttgtattagtaataatattagtggGTTCATTGAAGTTCTCTTCCGGGAAAGCAGAAGTGTCGAGATGCACAAGAGATGTGAGTATTTTAAACCCATTTTTACGACAGGCGATTTTCATTTCACATTATTACCCAAATTATAGTAAATAAAGTCAAAGTTTatcaatatgtatgtatgtatgatgtATCCATATGTATTATCACATGTAAACAAAGGGTATGATACTATAAGTATAAAGTatgtatgtattaataaatattagtCAACTTTTATGAGGCCCAATTGGTTTAACCAGACTATGATATTATTCAAGTATTCTTGGTCAATGAAACTTCACTTAAAATTATTTATTATGTGTAGGTCGAAATGTGTTCAGCTAAAATGAATGCTCATCTTGTGGTGTTGCTTAACTAACTTAACACAAATATGCAGCTTATTCTTATTTTTACATGATAACGGCTCCAAACTCTTGATTAAAAAAGTGATGCGGTTGACCTATTCAAATACGATTTTATAGAGTTGCCGTGCAACGTCTTAAATCTAATAGGTTTATATTATGCGTTTGGTTCCcgagatttaaaaaaaaattcatgaGATTTATATTTTAAATTCCATTAAATCCTATATTTGGTTAGAAACTGATTTGAAATCCCATAAACATGGAATTTCAAAATCCGTTGGTCAAAATCCTATGTGAGGGATTCCAAATCCCATGTTGGTCATTTTTCACGTTTACTATTTCGGTTTACGATTTACGTTTACGTTTTATGATTTACgttttacatttacatgttacgtgTTACGTTTTATGTTTACGCTAACGTTTACGTGTTACATTTTACGTTTACATTTCACGCATTACGTTTTACGTTTACGTGTTACGTTTTACGTTTTACGTTTACGTTTTACATTTACGTGTTACGTTTTATATTTACATTACGTTTTCCATTTTATGTTCGTGTTACGTCTTATGCTTACATTTTATATTCACGTCACGTTCTACGCTTTACGTTTTAAGTTTACTTTTTATTATTTACGTTTCTCAGTTTAATTCTTATGGTTTACATTTTGCAACATATGTTTTACGTTCAAGGTTAACAAATCCTGGGATTTCAAATCCCCGAACCACACGCATGATAGGATATCAAATCCCCTGGGATTTCAAATTCCAAAGGGATTTGAAAACCCATGAATTAAAATTATATCTTGCGTTTGGTTTGGGGATTTGTAAAACTTAAACATAAAACATATGTTGTAAAACGTAACCATCATAATATAGCTTAATGGTTGGGGCCATGTGTTCCTTACAAGAGGTCTCTGGTTCGAATCCCGTCTTGGGCaaatatttagtggtggccagagatgggttggaaacagccaggaaGTAATCCTGCTGGGCCACGTACATCTGAGTacgggtcggattactcgccctcctgGGTAGCCCGAACAGGGAAACCTTCTAGTTTTTGTAAAACGTAAACCTTAGAAGTTTAATCGAAAAACGTAAACCATAAAATGTAAAACCTAAAACGTAAACGTAAAAGTAAAACATAGAACGTAACATATACATAAAATGTAACATCTACATAAAATGTAAGCATAAAATGTAATGCAAACATAAAACGAAAAACGtaacgtaaatataaatgtaaCACGTAAAACGCAACACGTAACACGTAAACGTAATACGTAAACCATAAAACGTACACGTAAATCGTAAACCGTGATAGTAAACGTGAAAAATGACCAACACAAGATTTGGAATCCCTCACATATCTATAGGATTTCGAACTTCCATGTTTACGGGATTTCAAATTCAAATCCGATCCCTTCCAAAAATCTCTTAATAAACATAAAGATTTCATGAGATTTGAAATAAAATCCCGAAATCTCTCGAAATTCCAGGAACCAAACGCACCTAAGTTGGACCAAACTAAAGAAAAGATTACTTTACTTAAATaagctataattttttttttaatttatttatttatttaatttttttttttggtcaaaTTGGGCCTAAATAACGAACTACAGTTATACACTTTCCAGTTTTACAGGCCTGTTCGTATTCCGTTTTTTGCGGATGAAGCTACTCCAGTTCTTACTTTTAAAGAAAGTTTTCGTCAATCAATCGATTCATATTTGCAACCCTAACCTCACATCAACACCTAAAGTTACGATAACACCAAACGAATAGAAACAATAGAGTGGCGGCAGTCGGCAGAGTTACGGCACAATTAAACTCCATTTTATTTTTGAAGGTAATACTTATCCtaaccttaatattaatattaatgtcgtTATGTGTTCTTAGGATTTACTAATTATCCCAAGGAATTGTTAATATCATCGAAATTAGTAAGTTGTGGGTATTCAAATGAGTGGTTTGTTAGTGATTCCAGACCTAAATTTTTGTACCAGTACACAATATATATTAGGTTTTATTCTGTTTAATAAATTGAATAAAATTATAGGAAAAGATTAACAAGTCATGATTTTACGCTTTTGGTCTTTGGATTATAAACAGTAGTATAAATTAAATATTAGGACTGGGGACAATGTGAGGAATAAATTTTAATTAtggtatttaaataaagtgttcaaTTTAGTTGAGTTAAATTATTTTATGTAGACTTGGTTGGAGGATTCAGGAGTCTATCCTTAATCTTAAGAGCGTTGCATATATATTTAGGTACGGTTATCAATTTGTATATATGTGTAAATACACTTTGACATATGCTTATGAGATCAATGGGATCTTTGAAAAGCAGTTACAATCTTACTCTGTATTCATCAAGAGTTGTGAATTTCTTGAATAACAAAAGGATTAAAATAAACACTTAAATCACAACATGATCGTAATCAAAAGTACACGATATAATTGATTATAGTATCTTGACAAATTAAACAtaaatctaaagttattaagtggaGTACTAATTAAGAGTTGTTTcacaatttaattgattataaagcAATACAATACTAATTAATTTTCAGTTGGATTTAGAAAAAGAATAAATACATAGACTAAAATCATAAGATGATCATAGTCAAATTACACTGTTTgattgattatcattattttagataAATAGAGTACTAATAATAAGTTATCAAGAACTGTATTATATATGCTTTAGTTGTTTAAACATTATTTAGAATTTAGAATGTAGATAATTTTCACCACATGAACTAATGATAATGATGTACAATAGGAATTTTTTAGAATTTGTCAAGTTTAAAATTAGTTTGTTCCGGTTGTAGCTTAAATAATGTTGTGCGTTTTGCTTATTTCCGTTTAATGTTTCCTAATTCTTGCTTTATGTTATTAACTTGTAGCTTAAATAGTGAGAATGAACGCAGAAGTCGACAGACTAAGCAATTTGCCAGACGACATCATTAACAAAATTCTCTCTTTTAACGACACCGAACATGCTATAAGAACTAGTATTTTGTCATCCAGATGGAAGAATATTTGGAAGTCAATCCCACATCTTAGTTTCTCTTATGACTGTCTTACTTCTTTACCTAAATTCTATGACTATGCTAATCTTTTTCTGTCTTCCCGCAATAATGAAATAGAATTGGAGTCTGTTAAACTTAGTTTTAATGAAGAAGTTAGCCAAGATTTTGTCAAAAAGATTTTGAACTATGCATTTTCGCACAATGTTCAAAAGATGTCAATTAAATGTTTGTACCAAATAGAGAATATCGAATTCCCTCTTTCTTTTTTTGTTTCTCAATCTGTCAAAGATCTCACTTTGATTGGAAGTTATCGTGACACTAGGATCACATCAACTAGGGACCTACTAGCTTTAACAACGTTGCATCTCATTGGTGTCACGTTCAAATACGATAATCCTGATGAGTTTGGTGGTCTTTTTTCAAAGTGCCCAAACTTAAAAAATCTTACCTTAGCTGATTGCGAGATAGATGGATTTGATTGTTTCATTACAATTTCCCATCCTCAACTTTCTACTCTCACTGTAATAAATGGATATGGGCCTCATGTTGTTAATGTGGTTGCACCTCACCTGAAGTTTCTCACTGTTGTAAATTGCAAAGGGGGTCTGATTTCTGCACCCGAATTATCCTCACTGACGTATGAAATTCGAGATTATTTTGAGTTTTCCACAGATGGTTTGTTATCTTTGGAGaaagtggatatatatatatgtgatccaaATAAGGCAGAGGCTCCTAAAATTATAGAAATGCTTCAACAGTTTCGCAATGTCAAATATCTTACACTTGGATTGGAAATTGTAGAGGTATTTGTTGTTTAATGTTTATAAATTTATCTATTAGTACTCTATTGTATTTTATACACACTTCAGAAATAGGACTCCACCTTATTCATCTTGATTTATTTGACTATTTATGTTTGTACATTtatgttcattttatatatttgTTTTACAGGTTCTTGCAACATCTATGCAGCTACTCTCTCATCTACCTTCTCCATTTGCTAACTTAACTAGTTTCAAGATTTATCCAGCAAACACACAATACTTCCCATGTCGAACTTTTCGTCCGAAGGAGGAAGAACAAAAGAAAATAAACATGCCTATAGAAGTCAAAAACTATCTACTAAATGGTTCTCCAAATGCCACTGTCACGATATTCTCACATCAGGTAGCTTCACcttgaagatttttttttttaatttctcaaCCATCATTTATTTAGTTGTTGCTCTACTATTTAATTTACTGATAACTATTGCATGCAATCGACATAGGAATTTAAACTCGTGTACTATATTTATCATATATATGAAGATAAATAGAGAGAAGAGACTGTTATATATGTTTCTTTATAAACTGTATGATATCATGCAGGATGCACAAGCATTGAAGAATGCAACATTAGCACAACAAAGTATGACGGATTTGCAGATCCTGTTAACTAAGGAAAAAATTGAGTGTGAGACCAATCAGAGTACAGCACCGATGAAGCGCCACCGGGCAATTATGAATGATCAATTGAAGTCACA
This window of the Rutidosis leptorrhynchoides isolate AG116_Rl617_1_P2 chromosome 7, CSIRO_AGI_Rlap_v1, whole genome shotgun sequence genome carries:
- the LOC139860338 gene encoding uncharacterized protein, which translates into the protein MAEEKSLIQIPRFDGHYDHWSELMENLIRSKGLWYIIEKGVEEPKEGVTMSDAEQKAYDSNRMKDHQVKHVLFQALDREVFEQILDRRNSKVVWESMKAKFGGNSKVKKSLLNSLRREFEVLAMKGDESIAEYFARVMAVSNKMRSNGEDMPDKKIVEKIMRTLTEKFTYVVVAIEEAQDTDTMSIDELQSSLVVHEQKFKRSSSEGVDHALKIEDFSGGRGRGRGRNSYRGRGRGRGRSGSFDKSTIECYKCHGLGHFQYECPQWSKEANYAEYDDQDQMLLMALEELESKPVKNIWFLDSGCSNHMCGDRGLKTLYQKNMVTGLPSVAADEIICDSCMKGKQHRLAIPKATKWRASEKLQQLHADLCGPITPASNSDKRYIFCIIDDFSRKTWVYFLKEKSEALHHFKVFKARVEKEADTFIKCLRTDRGGEFNSTEFNEFCKLNGIKRQLTTAYTPQQNGVAERKNRTIMNLVRSIMIEKDVPKTFWPEAVKWVNHVLNRSPTLAVKDVTPEEAWGGIKPSVDYFRVFGCIGHVHVPDAKRNKLENKSV
- the LOC139860340 gene encoding F-box/LRR-repeat protein At3g26922-like; its protein translation is MNAEVDRLSNLPDDIINKILSFNDTEHAIRTSILSSRWKNIWKSIPHLSFSYDCLTSLPKFYDYANLFLSSRNNEIELESVKLSFNEEVSQDFVKKILNYAFSHNVQKMSIKCLYQIENIEFPLSFFVSQSVKDLTLIGSYRDTRITSTRDLLALTTLHLIGVTFKYDNPDEFGGLFSKCPNLKNLTLADCEIDGFDCFITISHPQLSTLTVINGYGPHVVNVVAPHLKFLTVVNCKGGLISAPELSSLTYEIRDYFEFSTDGLLSLEKVDIYICDPNKAEAPKIIEMLQQFRNVKYLTLGLEIVEVLATSMQLLSHLPSPFANLTSFKIYPANTQYFPCRTFRPKEEEQKKINMPIEVKNYLLNGSPNATVTIFSHQDAQALKNATLAQQSMTDLQILLTKEKIECETNQSTAPMKRHRAIMNDQLKSHFENCWEDFFEQINQGGIKIKYIFSTLHRIEYLLEEELPASKKDRIQSRFSSLREEAYSVIKLITRSKAALVPDFVNLP